The Bacteroidales bacterium genome contains the following window.
TATGGGGAGAATGCTTCATTCTCTGATGACGGCAACCGTATCGCCTACACTGACAAATCACGGATATACAGAACCTGGAAAAGATACCGCGGCGGAATGGCACCGGACATTTTTCTGTTTGATTTAGGTGATTACTCCCATACAACGATCAGCCCTCATGTGGCCAATGACGAGCTTCCCATGTGGAGCGGCAATAAAGTGTATTTTCTTTCCGACCGGGGTGAAGATAAAAGATACAACCTGTGGGTACACAACCTGGATAATAATGAAACCAGGCAGATCACCAGCTATGCAGAGTTCGATGTACATCATCCTTCGCTTGGTCCCGAGGACATTGTTTTTGAAGCAGATGGCAAGCTGCATCTAATGAGCCTCAGTGATGAATCTGTTACCCCGGTGGCCATTTCCGTTGTTACCGACCATCAAAACCTCAAGCCGAGACCCGAAAACGTAAAAAAACTGACACAGAACGCCTATATATCGCATGACGGAAAAAGGGTGGTGGTGGAAGCAAGGGGTAAATTATTCTCCCTTCCGGCTGAAAAAGGATATGTAAAGAACCTGACCAACAACAGCGGAGCAGCCGAAAGATACCCAGCCTGGTCGCCCGATGGTAAAAAAATCGCCTACTGGAGCGACGAATCCGGAGAATACGAGCTTCACCTACTCAACCTGGAGGACGGATCCAGGCAAAAGCTGACCAGCTATGGTCCAGGATACCGTTATCAATTGCACTGGTCACCCAACAGTAAAATGCTGGCTTTTGTCGATCAGACCATGGCCATCAAAATATTCAATACACAAACCAATCAAACTACAGATGTTGACAAAGGATTGTGGATGTATCAGGGAGGTTTGTCGGGCTTCTCTGTCAGTTGGTCGTCCGACAGCCGTTGGATGGCTTATGACCGGGGCGAGGAGAACCGAAACAACTCCATATTCATTTATGATACCGAAAACTCTATCAGGAATCGTGTGACAAGCCCATTCTATAATGAGCATTCGCCTGTGTTTGATCCCGAAGGCAAATACCTGTACTTCATTACCAACCGGGCATTCAATCCTGTCTACAGCGATTTCGACAATTCCTTTGCTTATACCCATTCTGCCCGGATTGCTGCAACATCCCTTCAAAAGGACACCCCGGCAGTTACTGCCCCGAAAAATGATGAGGTAGGAATGGAAGAAGAGGAAGAATCCCCCGAAGATAAAGGGAAAGAAGAGGGAAAAGAAACGGATGAAGCGGAGGAAGATAACGATGAGGAAGAGGAAGCAAAACCCGTAGAAATTGACTTTGACGGACTGGAGCAGCGAACAGTTATTATTCCAATAGATGCAGGCAGCTATAACCATCTTTCAGCCATAAAGGGGAAGGTAATCTTTCACGATTATACCCATTCGGACAATGGCAATCGGCCTGTTAAATACTATGATTTTGAGGAAGAAGAAGTAAAAACCATCATTGAGAATGCGCGGGACTACATGTTGACCGGAAACAGAAAGAAAATGCTTGTAGCTGTGAATGGTGAGCTGGCCATCATCGATGTTCAACCTGACCAGAAACCTGAAAAAAAGCTGCGTTTGGATGAAATGGAAACCCACATTGATCCCCGTGAAGAATGGCAGCAGATCTTTAATGATGCATGGCGCTTTGAACGGGATTTTTTCTATGACAAGAATATGCACGGCGTCGACTGGCAGGGAATGAAGGAGTATTACGGTGGATTGCTTGAATTTGCAGTGACCCGCTGGGATGTGAATTTTATCATCGGTGAAATGATTGCTGAACTGAATGCATCCCATACTTACCGGGGCGGCGGTGACAGTGAATCAGGCCCCCGCAGGAATGTAGGTTATCTGGGAATCGACTGGGAAGAAAGCAACGGCCGCTACAAGGTAAAAAGGATCATAGAAGGATCTCCCTGGAATGCCGAAGTACAATCTCCCCTTTCAATGCCGGATATGGATGTTAGTGAAGGAGACTACATCCTTGCAGTAAACGGCACTCCGCTTACTTCTGAAAGGGAACCTTACAGCGCTTTTCAGGGCCTGGCAGATAAAGTTGTGGAGTTAACCGTAAACGGTGCACCTTCCATGGAAGGTGCCAGAAAAGTAATTGTCAAAACAATGAGCAGCGAATACCGGCTCCGACATTTGGAATGGATCGAGCAAAACCGGAAAACGGTTGAAGAAGCCACCAACGGGAAGGTTGGCTATATCTATGTACGGAGCACCGGCCGGGATGGTCAGAGCGAGCTGGTCAGGCAGTTTGCCGGACAGTGGCATATGGATGGCCTGATCATTGATGAGCGGTTCAACAGCGGTGGTCAGATACCCGACCGGTTTATCGAGCTTTTGAACAGAAAACCCCTTGCCTACTGGGCCGTAAGGGATGGAAAAAACTGGCAATGGCCACCCGTAGCCAACTTCGGCCCCAAAGCCATGCTGATCAATGGTTGGAGCGGTTCTGGTGGTGATGCTTTCCCCGATTTCTTCAAAAAAAGAGACCTGGGTCCCCTGATAGGAAGCAGAACCTGGGGAGGCCTGATTGGAATGACCGGTTCTCCTTCGCTCATCGACGGGGGAATGGTTTCGGTACCCACCTTCAGGATGTACGATCCTGACGGTACATGGTTTGCAGAAGGCCACGGCGTGGAACCGGATATACAGGTGCCGGAAAATCCTACCGAACTGGCTAAAGGCAGAGATCCCCAATTGATTAGAGCAATAGAATGGGTTATGCAGGAATTGGAGGAAAATCCTCCCAAAACGCCAAAACCTGAGCCCTATGAAGAGCGTTGACAAAAGAAAATATCATAAGGCATGACCAGATTATAAGGCTAAAGGGATTGTTGAAAATTCCCAAACCCTCGAAGATAAACCATCCTTCGGGGGTTTATGTAAAAACGCAATTTTACACTAAAAAAATCCGCAGGGGATTCATCCTGCGGATTATTATTTCAAAACATATCAGAATGTTATTCAACGATTCAAATCTTCCTTACGTTCATTACCCCATAAATCCGCATCGTTTCCCATGTTCTTCCTCCATTCATGACGCCATTTATGGATATCCATATGGTTAATGAAGGGCATGGGTTCCCTGGCCTCTTTATCAGGAATAGGAGAAAGCTCGTTCAGCGGCGGTTTCGCGTACCAATATGCCACGCTGGCCAAATCCAGGGTCAGGCAATTGTTGTGCCCGTGCTCAATGGAAAATGTAAGCGATTTATCAAAATATACCTGACCTTTTTATGAAAATAATCCCTTTCTGAATGCTCATTTAACCTCAAAAACAAAATTTCAGACAATATGATCCCTGTCTTCATAAAAATGAAGATTTAGAGAGGTAATATGGTTTAATGTAGCATTGAAAGAAGAATGGTTGGCAGATGAGCAGCCGGTGACCTGATTCGGGGTATTTCACGGATCACGCGCATTCTGCCCTTTTTACAAGCCGGGCATAAGCCACTATCAAAACCTGTAAGCCGCCTGATGTGTTCGGCAGTAGTTTCCTTTTCTTTTGGGCTTGCTAATTGTTCAATATCAGGTTTCTTTTCGGTAAGCATACTGGGAAATACATATTGTAAGGGTGCCAGAAGGCCTTTATCTTAGCCGAAAAATTTTAGGCTATGAATAAAACCAGGCAAAGAAGCAGTCAACAGATGCAAGTATTGATTGACAAGTTCAATCGAAGCAAAGTTAGCAAAAAACAATTCTGCCACCAAGAAGGCATCCCCATTTCGGTATTTTATTACTGGCAGAGAAAGTTTAAACAAACCGGTCAATCTTCAGGTAAAGGATTTTTACCGGTAGAAGTTAACCATAAGCCCACAATCCAATCCTCTGTTGAGATATCCTTTCCCAATGGGGTAGTAGTCCGTTTAGAGGAAGGTAGTGATATCGATATGATCCGTTCACTGATTTCAAGTATATAGCCCTATGTTTGCATTGAATTCCTCTCTTCGTTTTTATCTCTACCGGGGAGTAACCGATATGCGCAAGAGCTTTGACGGTTTGTGCGGTATTGTTCAAAGCCAGCTGGGCAGAGATCCGACTTCCGGTGAAGTTTTTATATTCATTAATCGCCGGCGCGACCGGGTTAAACTGCTTCACTGGCAAAGCGGGGGCTTTGTTTTGTATTACAAACGCCTGGAGTCAGGTACCTTTGAGTTTCCTTCTGCTGGTGACAACGGGCTTTATTGCCAGATAAGCTGGCGTGGACTTGTGATGATGATCGAGGGAATATCCCTTAAAAATATAAAACAAAGAAAAAGGTATAGTTATCAACAAGATTTCCACAAAAGCCCTGTCAGATAAGATTTTCCCGGTAATTTTATTATATTTGCATTAGTGAAACAAACCGGTAACATATCGCCATCCAATGAAATCACTCCCGAAGCTTATTACCTTCTTGAGAAAGAGAAAGAAAAGCTGGCCCGGGAAAACCAAAACCTTCAAAACGAGGTATTGTTTTTGAAAGAAGAGCTGGCCCAGCTTAAGCGGATGATCTATGGCAGCAAAAGCGAGCGGTATGTGAAAGACAAGGCTGATGCCCTCCAGGGGTCTTTATTTGGAGCTACTGAAATGGAAGAAAAACAGCCTGAGGAAGCGACCCAGGAAATCAACTACAAGCGGACCAGGGCCAAAAAAGATAAGGCCCGTCCCCTGAGAGGAGAAATACCGGCTCACCTGCCGCGTGAAGAACAGGTTATAGAACCCGATGGTATTGATAAGTCAGCCAAAAAGATCGGGGAGGAAATAAGCGAGCGGCTTGAATATAAACCGGGCAAATTATATGTACGCCGTATAGTTCGCCCCAAGTATGTTACCGGTTACAGTGATGAGAAAACCAACATTTCTATAGCCGAGGTGCCTTCCCAGATTATCCCCAAGGGTAATGTAGGGGAGAGCTTGCTGGCCCATATTACCATCAGTAATAAAAAGAGAAAAATTCCATGAAGGATTTTAGATATTTATAACGCCGATGGGCTTGTAATTGACAGAAAAAAAATTAGAGATTTCATCAAAATATAAAAATCATGCAAGTGTACAACATCAAAAACCTTTCAACCTGACAGTCATATTTATGATTGTCGTGGTAATGTCATCTTTCACATACGCCGTAGCAGATGCATCTAAAACGGGATCTTCGGAATCCGGCGTACAAAAGAAACAGACGCTTGATTTTTGGAATGGAAACCGGTCTGCCGTACGTCAGGATTACGAGCGTGAAGTGTTGAAAGCCATATTGGAGGCGACCGACCAAAAGTGGGGAGCACTAGAGATTGAGGAAAGCCGTGAAGAATATCCCGGCAATGAGGAATCGCTGGTATTTACGGAAAAAGGCCACGACCTGTTTGTAACCATTGCCGGAAATCAGAAATTTAAGGAGGGTGATATGATTGTGATCCCTCACCCGCTGGCCAAAAACCTGCTGGGATACCGGGTGCCGATCATAAGGGAAGAGGATGCCGGCTTATTCGACAGGATCAGTAAGCCGGAAGATATACAAAAGCTGAAGCATGGCATACCCGAGACCTGGAGCGACGCAACCATTTTCAGGTACAATGGTTACCGTGTGGTGGAGAAGGGAAGCTTTGACGACATATTTGACCGTCTGCAGAACGGTCTCTTTGATTACAGTGCCTATGGGGCGAATGAAGTATAGGGTGTTTATGAAAACCGTGCATCAAAACGCGAAGGCCTGATGATCGATCAAAACATACTGCTATTTTACCCTTCCCCCCTTGTGTTTTAAGTAAACCCGGATCTTCCCAAATTGGCTGAACGAATTGAACAAGGCCTGTAAAAGATCATCGCCTCAGGTAAACTGGATGCTCTTTTCGAAGCGCATTAGGGCGATAATATAGAGCAACTTAACCTGGAGAGCCGCCTGCTTTTTGTGTTAGACCCCCCTGATCCCCGATGCATTTCGCGAC
Protein-coding sequences here:
- a CDS encoding PD40 domain-containing protein, coding for YGENASFSDDGNRIAYTDKSRIYRTWKRYRGGMAPDIFLFDLGDYSHTTISPHVANDELPMWSGNKVYFLSDRGEDKRYNLWVHNLDNNETRQITSYAEFDVHHPSLGPEDIVFEADGKLHLMSLSDESVTPVAISVVTDHQNLKPRPENVKKLTQNAYISHDGKRVVVEARGKLFSLPAEKGYVKNLTNNSGAAERYPAWSPDGKKIAYWSDESGEYELHLLNLEDGSRQKLTSYGPGYRYQLHWSPNSKMLAFVDQTMAIKIFNTQTNQTTDVDKGLWMYQGGLSGFSVSWSSDSRWMAYDRGEENRNNSIFIYDTENSIRNRVTSPFYNEHSPVFDPEGKYLYFITNRAFNPVYSDFDNSFAYTHSARIAATSLQKDTPAVTAPKNDEVGMEEEEESPEDKGKEEGKETDEAEEDNDEEEEAKPVEIDFDGLEQRTVIIPIDAGSYNHLSAIKGKVIFHDYTHSDNGNRPVKYYDFEEEEVKTIIENARDYMLTGNRKKMLVAVNGELAIIDVQPDQKPEKKLRLDEMETHIDPREEWQQIFNDAWRFERDFFYDKNMHGVDWQGMKEYYGGLLEFAVTRWDVNFIIGEMIAELNASHTYRGGGDSESGPRRNVGYLGIDWEESNGRYKVKRIIEGSPWNAEVQSPLSMPDMDVSEGDYILAVNGTPLTSEREPYSAFQGLADKVVELTVNGAPSMEGARKVIVKTMSSEYRLRHLEWIEQNRKTVEEATNGKVGYIYVRSTGRDGQSELVRQFAGQWHMDGLIIDERFNSGGQIPDRFIELLNRKPLAYWAVRDGKNWQWPPVANFGPKAMLINGWSGSGGDAFPDFFKKRDLGPLIGSRTWGGLIGMTGSPSLIDGGMVSVPTFRMYDPDGTWFAEGHGVEPDIQVPENPTELAKGRDPQLIRAIEWVMQELEENPPKTPKPEPYEER
- the tnpB gene encoding IS66 family insertion sequence element accessory protein TnpB, with the protein product MFALNSSLRFYLYRGVTDMRKSFDGLCGIVQSQLGRDPTSGEVFIFINRRRDRVKLLHWQSGGFVLYYKRLESGTFEFPSAGDNGLYCQISWRGLVMMIEGISLKNIKQRKRYSYQQDFHKSPVR
- a CDS encoding transposase; translated protein: MKQTGNISPSNEITPEAYYLLEKEKEKLARENQNLQNEVLFLKEELAQLKRMIYGSKSERYVKDKADALQGSLFGATEMEEKQPEEATQEINYKRTRAKKDKARPLRGEIPAHLPREEQVIEPDGIDKSAKKIGEEISERLEYKPGKLYVRRIVRPKYVTGYSDEKTNISIAEVPSQIIPKGNVGESLLAHITISNKKRKIP